TTAAGTCAAGTATAATTCTTTAATATTATGTTAGGAATAGATATAACTAATATTGCAAGATTTAGAAATATTAGTTTAAAAACAATTAAAAGATTTCTTTCAGAAGAAGAATTTTTAATATATCAAAATGAAGAAAACAAAATTAAATTTTTAGCTGTAAGATGAGCTATAAAAGAGGCTATTTTTAAAGCAGACAATCTTGAATATAGTTTTAAAAAAATTAATATTAAAAAAACTAAAGGCAAATACATATATAAAAATTTTGTTATTT
This Mesomycoplasma neurolyticum DNA region includes the following protein-coding sequences:
- a CDS encoding 4'-phosphopantetheinyl transferase superfamily protein, whose amino-acid sequence is MLGIDITNIARFRNISLKTIKRFLSEEEFLIYQNEENKIKFLAVRWAIKEAIFKADNLEYSFKKINIKKTKGKYIYKNFVISTSCEENLLTAIALKKEN